One window from the genome of Rubrobacter calidifluminis encodes:
- a CDS encoding FadR/GntR family transcriptional regulator, producing the protein MFKPVSDSRAYSEKIVSQITDAIVKGDLKPGDRMPTERDLAEQFGVSRTVVRDAVKTLAGRGILRVKQGAGIFVATPEEAMPGALSALSRMILVGGPALRDHFEVRKILETQAAEWAAERAKDHHLERLQQILNDAFRYENDPEVLSERDARFHTGLAEASGNLVLVRVMLVLLDLLSASRRETLSIPGRARQSLEDHVRILEQVKARNPAGARQAMLDHLESVETSLARIHPELGIGVPA; encoded by the coding sequence ATGTTCAAACCCGTCTCGGACAGTCGGGCGTACAGCGAAAAGATCGTCTCACAGATCACCGATGCCATTGTCAAAGGAGACCTTAAACCCGGTGACAGGATGCCGACCGAGCGGGACCTCGCGGAGCAGTTCGGCGTCAGCCGCACCGTAGTCAGAGATGCGGTGAAGACGCTCGCTGGGCGCGGCATCCTGCGGGTTAAGCAGGGAGCAGGGATCTTCGTCGCCACACCGGAGGAGGCCATGCCGGGAGCCCTGAGCGCCCTATCCAGGATGATCCTCGTGGGAGGCCCTGCCCTCAGGGATCACTTCGAGGTCCGTAAAATCCTGGAGACACAGGCCGCTGAGTGGGCTGCAGAGAGAGCGAAGGACCACCATTTGGAGCGCCTGCAGCAGATCCTCAACGACGCCTTCAGGTACGAAAACGATCCGGAAGTGTTGAGCGAGCGTGACGCCAGGTTCCACACCGGGCTCGCCGAAGCCTCCGGGAACCTCGTGCTCGTTCGTGTTATGCTGGTTCTGCTCGACCTCCTATCCGCCAGCCGACGCGAGACACTGAGTATACCCGGGAGGGCCCGCCAGTCTCTGGAGGACCACGTACGCATCTTGGAGCAGGTAAAGGCCCGGAATCCCGCCGGGGCCCGTCAGGCCATGCTCGACCACCTCGAGT